The Etheostoma spectabile isolate EspeVRDwgs_2016 chromosome 9, UIUC_Espe_1.0, whole genome shotgun sequence DNA segment GTTAGCATTCATTTGTGTGGTGTATTCAAGACTGCTGCACAGGCAGTTGATCCACACCATTCAAACATACTGTCTTACATTTAGCTACACTCCCATGCAGCACTGTGTAGGAAGCACctgttgtggtgtgtggctTGCTTTTGAACGGAAAACTGATATGGTATCACATTTACTATCACAGCTACCCAGAGAATGGGGTGATTCAGCTGCTAGCCAAGGATGTTCGCCCACGCGCCCGTACGGTGTACCAGTGGCACCAACTGGAGGCAGGTATGGTCGTTATGGTCAACTACAACCCAGACGACCCCAAGGAGCGTGGCTACTGGTACGACGCTGAAATCCAGAGGAAGAGGGAGACGCGCACCGTGCGAGAGATCTACGCCAAGATTATCCTTGGGTAAGGGCTTAATTTCATGCAAAGTCATACTTGCTGCTTATTTTGGgattcaaattattttttttaaatatattaacgTGCTTGCAGGCTGAAATTTACTGTGGTGTATTGTTGGGATTAAGCTGCTTGCTATATCTCTGCTGGCCGCTGGCTAATGCATGCTTCCTTCTCCGCCATGAACGGAGAACTGTAGTTACAAGCGAGTATTCTGATATGTGGAGAGGTCTGTATGTTTGAACTGTAGCCGGCTGGTGTCATTTTCAGGTGATTTGTTGATAAAGATAAACATAGAAACACGTTAGTTACGGCCATGCTTAATGCCAATTGATGAGGAGCCCGCTGAGCATTCATTCAAAGTCCGAATCAACTTTAGGAGAAAAACAACAGTCACCCTGCTGTGGACAATCTTGTGACGTTAACCAGCGCTCAGACTTGTGTGTCGCAGCCTTGAAGTCCCGTAACGTTAACTGtgttaagaaaagaaaaacctgtCCTGCAACAATTACAAAAGTCTCTTCATCTCTTGCCTTCTCACATTCTCTATTTTTCCAAAAGCTGTCTTCAAGTGTGGTTGATAATGTTGGTTTTCCAGGTCTGTCTGTAGTGATCTATTATCCCTGctaaatttaatgttttttttttttgctgttctaAACTTTTCAAGtgattcatatacagtattgtaAGAAGTAGAATGTAATACTATATTGCTACCATGCAGGGCACATTGACAGTTTCTTTGTCTGCAGTGATGCTGGTGACTCTCTTAATGATTGCCGGATCATGTTCCTGACTGAAATCTACAAAATCGAGGAGCCTGGTTCTCTGGGTGACACCCCAGCTGGATCTGAGAGTCCATTAAAAAGTAGGTTAAAagatgaaaatgtttaaattgtaaaGGTGTGTCATGGCTTTTGACAGGACTGACCTGAACATGAATCATCCGGATTTTGAATCTTGTTTGTGTAAACATTTGATGTTAACTGATTTTAAAATGGTGTATATGGAAATGGAATACACAATATGGTAACGTGTCTATATTCTCCAGGATCAAACGGGCCTGAGTGCAAGCACTGTAAGGATGATCCCAAGAAGAAGTGTCAGTGGTGTAACTGCCATATCTGTGGCATCAAGCAGGATCCTGACAAGCAGTTGCTGTGTGACGAATGTGACATGGCCTATCACATTTACTGCCTGAACCCTCCGCTCACTTCCATCCCTGAAGACGAGGACTGGTCAGTAGGATCATATGCAGAACTCCACACTTCATACATTTAAATATCCTGACATTTAAAGTTGGGAAATTACCAGTCACGTTGATGATTAAAGAGCAGTCTTGGGGCAATTCTCACATGTGTTTGTaaaggtttttttcaaatgcaatcaATATTGGCCTAAATCATAATGCTGTTGCTTCCAAGTGGACCTCTGCTCCTGAAAGGCAAGCTAGTGCAAGTGCATACAAGTGGGTGCGACTTCactggttgcaaaaaaaaaagaatataagaTTGTATAGAAGTCTGAGACAATGAAAACATTTACCTAACAAGTTTAAGGTCCCACTCGCTAGTTTTAAAGTCTTTAAAACAGCAGGATGTTTGTTTTGTACATGGCTACGTTCACTTCTTTTATACAGTCTAGTTGGTTCCATTACGTCAAAAACTGaatgtttgaaaatgtttctataaacTCAGTAGTCGTTGCAGATACTGCATTCTAACATCTTCAAGTGCTTCAAAGCTGTTTTGTGCAGCTGTAATTGTAATTTGTTATAGTGCTCATAGTGCTATTATGCTTTTTCCcttatgttatatatatttttttgtgcacgttataggtttactaagtggaaaaagcccaaagtccaccccaaagggacttaccatctccaacagaaaacactgctcATGAACCAAAAAATgtgcataatatgggcactttaagtgtCAGCTGTTTGCTGAATCAAAACACTGAACatgagtctctttttttttttaaactcagaaaTCAACCAACCGTCGCTCAGTCTTTTTGGTCATCCCTTGTTGTTTTTAGGATGTGTTGAACATGACCTCTACTCCCATATCTCAGGTATTGCCCAGGTTGCCGTACTGACGCCAGTGAGGTTGTGTTGGCCGGAGAGAAGTTGAAGGAGAGCAAGAAGAAAGCCAAGATGGCTTCCGCTAGCTCCTCCAGCCAGAGGGACTGGGGCAAGGTGAGCGCTGACAGCAAATCTTATTCAGATgtgcaaaaatattttttagataCTTAAAAGTATGATTAGGATAAGTCACTTCTAGGCTTAGGGTACCAGTAACTATATCACAGTTTTTGTATGGATGAAGTCATAGTTTAGGTTATCATTGTTGAAATAATAAACAATGAATATTTTATACCACTATGGTTTTGTCAATTTAGTTTTGACACTGGTTACATTTCATACAGTATGAGAAATGAGCTTACGGCTCACATGCTCAGTGTCCTTGTAGACTGCAAGCTGTGTTGCTATGCTAGTTGTTAAACGCACAAAGGGTTCAAACAATGTACTCCTCCCCCTCCCAGGGAATGGCCTGTGTCGGTCGAACCAAGCAGTGCACCATCGTCCCGTCCAACCACTACGGCCCAATCCCCAGCATTCCCGTCGGATCGCTGTGGAAGTTTAGAGTGCAGGTCAGTCCACACAACTGAAGAGTTGAATTAAGGCTGTTGAAAGGAACTGTTGTGACATACATGGAGTACAAACAATTCCAAGGTTAATTTGTTTCAGTGGCCACCAATAATGTTTGTattcttttgacttttctaGGTCAGTGAATCTGGTGTCCACAGGCCTCATGTAGCTGGGATTCACGGCAGGAGTAATGATGGGGCCTACTCTCTGGTCCTGGCAGGAGGATATGAGGATGACGTGGTATGCAGttcccatttatttatttatttatttatttatttatttatttatatctctctctcctctctctctctctcctctctctctctcctatctctctcttctctctctctctcttctcttctctctctctctctctctctctctctctctctcttcgatCCTTATGCTGGGTGTATGGATGTGTTAAAGGGGCTTAAGTTGTTAAATGAAACTCAAAAGTTTTCAGTTGTCTAAAATCTGCTGCCAAACctttgtaatgtgtgtaatatctGTGACGGGTCTTGCATTGTAGGATGATGGTAATGAGTTCACTTACACTGGCTCTGGAGGGCGAGATCTTTCTGGAAACAAAAGGACTGCTGAGCAATCATGTGATCAGACACTTACCCACATGAATCGGTATGATGCTAAAGGACGTAAAACAGGATTTCTGAATTGTCTGtttatgcttttatttatttgtgcatATCTAAGTTGTTTACTTTGGTTCTCATTAGGGCGGTGGCTCTCAACTGCAACGTCCCTGTCAATGACAAAAATGGAGCTGAGGCCAAGAACTGGAAGGAAGGCAAACCAGTTAGAGTTGTGCGCAGCTGCAAGGGTCGCAAGCACAGTAAATACTCCCCTGAGGAAGGAAACAGATATGATGGCATATATAAGGTGGTGACATTTTTCTGTGTCTCTTTTTTGGAGTTGTCAAACTGGCTGACACACGCGCAACAATATTGCGTACAATTAATCTTGTGCCAGTTAACTgattttgttaaattaaataattcagTGGCAAAGATCTGttgaaataaattaatataattGATTGGACTCATGTTTGATAAATAATCCTGTGACTTTaagcatttatttgtttaactttttttatattgaccATTCCTTCAGGTCGTGAAGTACTGGCCAGCCAAGGGCAAGTCTGGTTTCTTGGTTTGGCGGTATCTGCTGAGGCGTGATGATGATGAGCCAGCACCATGGACCAGAGAAGGCAAGGAACGCATTAAGAAGCTTGGTCTCACCATGCAGGTAGAGATGGTCATTCAGACTACATTATACCAAGAGGGCTTCTGTGTACAAATGTTCTCAGTTCTTTGTTTGCAAAGGTGTTAGGATGTGATCAGCTCCCAGTTAATTGGTTGGATtcacaatgcaattaattgaaaactatttaaaaaatatgattttcaCTGAAGATATACTGAAAGTAGTAAAATTAAGTATATATGAAGggtattttctttttagaattttgcttacatttttgtgtagaatgcaaaaataaattgaagtAATAAAACGATTGCCTTGATTTTACAAGCAGATCCTGAACTCAGTATAATTAGATTGAAGTATAAAATGCCTAGATAACAACGTCCCAATGAAGA contains these protein-coding regions:
- the uhrf1 gene encoding E3 ubiquitin-protein ligase UHRF1 produces the protein MWIQVRTMDGKETHQVDSLSKLTKVDELRLKIAELFKVEPEKQRLFYRGKQMEDGHTIFDYNVGLNDIVQLLVRQMPTVKVIKSKDKEAELSDSDSGCGSTQSESDKSSTHGEVEVQTASTSAQTNSTELIDPGFGFYKTNELVDARDLNMGAWFEAQIVNVTKTTKTPKEEAAEAQPAEDEILYHVKYEDYPENGVIQLLAKDVRPRARTVYQWHQLEAGMVVMVNYNPDDPKERGYWYDAEIQRKRETRTVREIYAKIILGDAGDSLNDCRIMFLTEIYKIEEPGSLGDTPAGSESPLKRSNGPECKHCKDDPKKKCQWCNCHICGIKQDPDKQLLCDECDMAYHIYCLNPPLTSIPEDEDWYCPGCRTDASEVVLAGEKLKESKKKAKMASASSSSQRDWGKGMACVGRTKQCTIVPSNHYGPIPSIPVGSLWKFRVQVSESGVHRPHVAGIHGRSNDGAYSLVLAGGYEDDVDDGNEFTYTGSGGRDLSGNKRTAEQSCDQTLTHMNRAVALNCNVPVNDKNGAEAKNWKEGKPVRVVRSCKGRKHSKYSPEEGNRYDGIYKVVKYWPAKGKSGFLVWRYLLRRDDDEPAPWTREGKERIKKLGLTMQYPAGYQKEKENKNEVEEETATPSKAKRKRKSQGSDSSKTSPAKTPKKTKVEVYKLTQEQKSLIKNDKPNKKLWDEAMESLSLGPKFLNKVEEVFLCICCQEVVYQPITTECQHNVCRECLQRSFRADVYTCPACRHDLGKNYSMTINQSLQDILNQFFPGYSSGR